Below is a genomic region from Balneola sp. MJW-20.
AAACCTTTCATGGCAGAGATATATTTGCGCCGGTTGCGGCTCATTTGAGCAAAGGTACCGACATCAGTGAACTTGGAGATCCGATGGAAGATCTGGTAACTTATCATTGGGCAGTTCCGATCGCGGATAAAGACGGATTGCAGGGCTGGGTGGTTCATATTGATCGTTTTGGTAACCTGATCACAAATATTTCACATGATCTGCTTGGCGAGGTGATCGGCCAGAATAAGGTTAAGATCTACGTAGGCAATACAATGATCAAAAAAGTGGTATCCACCTTCGGAGATGTGGAAGAAGGGGAGCCGGTTGCATTTATGGGTAGCTCCGGTATGCTGGAGATCGGGGTAAATAAAGGAAATGCCAGCCGGCTTTTAAGTGTTGATAAGGGCGCACAGATCTCCATCGTCCTGAAAAAGTAGCGTAACACCGTTCACTACTTTGCGTACGGGGAGGTGGAATTCCAAATAGAACGCGCATATGAA
It encodes:
- a CDS encoding S-adenosyl-l-methionine hydroxide adenosyltransferase family protein — protein: MSQIITLTTDFGLQDHYVSAMKAIMLGLAPEARHVDISHDIPPQDIMAGAWVIRNAAFLFPANTVHLVVVDPGVGTNRHPIAMKIEDQYFVGPDNGIFSLFYDEFEYQAVKLNNEKYWRQGVSKTFHGRDIFAPVAAHLSKGTDISELGDPMEDLVTYHWAVPIADKDGLQGWVVHIDRFGNLITNISHDLLGEVIGQNKVKIYVGNTMIKKVVSTFGDVEEGEPVAFMGSSGMLEIGVNKGNASRLLSVDKGAQISIVLKK